In Arthrobacter sp. QXT-31, one genomic interval encodes:
- a CDS encoding 4-phosphopantoate--beta-alanine ligase produces the protein MAIRLVTTADSLRAQSRLLLTQKNGSSLGLVPTMGALHAGHGRLARAAVEQNDVVVASIFVNPLQFGEAQDLDRYPRTLEADTALLEEQGVDLVFAPSVEEMYPDGQPLVRITSGPLGEKWEGASRPGHFDGALTVVAKLLHLGIPGTGLPGGSAFIPGSGGGLPAYRAYFGQKDAQQLTLVRRMVADLNFPVEIVAVPTARDADGLALSSRNRFLSAEEREAALVLSRALRIIEERANANEPLDVGSARALIESQPLVRLDYLDVVDPVTLEPLAENCHETPFRGEGLALVAAKVGSVRLIDNVPLNS, from the coding sequence ATGGCAATCCGACTCGTAACCACGGCGGATTCCCTTCGGGCACAAAGCCGGCTGCTGCTGACGCAGAAGAACGGCTCCTCGCTGGGCCTTGTGCCCACCATGGGCGCACTGCACGCGGGCCACGGGCGGCTGGCGCGGGCCGCCGTCGAACAGAATGACGTTGTGGTGGCCTCCATCTTTGTGAACCCGCTGCAGTTCGGCGAGGCACAGGACCTGGACCGGTATCCGCGGACCCTCGAGGCGGACACGGCGCTGCTCGAGGAGCAGGGTGTGGACCTGGTCTTTGCGCCGTCGGTCGAGGAGATGTACCCGGACGGACAGCCGCTGGTCAGGATCACCTCCGGTCCGCTGGGGGAGAAATGGGAGGGTGCATCCCGTCCCGGGCACTTCGACGGTGCGCTCACCGTGGTGGCCAAGCTGCTGCACCTGGGCATCCCCGGCACCGGCCTTCCCGGCGGCAGCGCGTTCATTCCCGGCTCCGGCGGCGGGCTGCCGGCGTACCGTGCCTATTTTGGGCAGAAGGACGCCCAGCAGCTGACCCTGGTGCGCCGGATGGTGGCGGACCTGAACTTCCCGGTCGAAATCGTGGCCGTGCCAACCGCCCGGGACGCCGACGGGCTGGCACTGTCCAGCCGCAACCGCTTCCTCTCGGCCGAGGAGCGGGAGGCTGCGCTTGTCCTGTCCCGCGCCCTGCGCATCATCGAGGAGCGGGCCAACGCCAACGAACCTCTCGACGTGGGCTCGGCGAGGGCACTGATCGAGTCCCAGCCCCTGGTCCGGCTGGACTATCTCGACGTCGTGGATCCGGTCACGCTGGAACCGCTCGCCGAGAACTGCCACGAGACACCCTTCCGCGGTGAAGGGCTGGCGCTGGTCGCGGCGAAGGTGGGCTCCGTACGGCTGATCGACAACGTGCCGCTCAATTCCTAG
- a CDS encoding Rossmann-like and DUF2520 domain-containing protein, which produces MAKPGRLGVGIIGAGKVGAVLGAALRAAEHAVVGVSAVSDASRERAETLLPGVPVLEIQDIVERSELVLLAVPDDALAGLVEGLAKLGAWQPGQLVAHTSGRFGVGVLHSVRAAGAVPLALHPAMTFTGMSLDLTRLLDCTFGVTADAAMLPIAQALVVEMGAEPVVIAEGDRTIYHAALAHGSNHLVTLVAQASQLLAEVGVEAPERMLGPLLRATLENALASGESALTGPVARGDAGTVEAHASALREHDGGTGGDVLAAYLAMARATATRAGKRGLLKPDQAENIRIALDGTDGGLDNGRA; this is translated from the coding sequence GTGGCTAAGCCAGGACGCCTCGGCGTCGGAATCATCGGCGCCGGGAAGGTGGGCGCCGTCCTCGGTGCGGCGCTCCGCGCGGCCGAGCACGCCGTCGTCGGGGTTTCCGCCGTCTCCGACGCGAGCCGGGAACGGGCCGAAACCCTGCTCCCCGGCGTTCCCGTCCTGGAAATCCAGGACATCGTGGAACGCTCGGAACTGGTCCTCCTGGCCGTCCCTGATGATGCCCTCGCCGGACTCGTGGAGGGGCTCGCCAAGCTTGGCGCCTGGCAGCCCGGCCAGCTCGTGGCGCACACATCGGGCCGGTTCGGCGTCGGTGTGCTGCACTCGGTCCGGGCGGCCGGTGCCGTGCCGCTCGCGCTGCACCCGGCCATGACCTTCACCGGCATGAGCCTGGACCTGACCCGGCTGCTGGACTGCACGTTCGGCGTCACCGCAGACGCCGCCATGCTTCCCATCGCCCAGGCGCTCGTCGTCGAGATGGGGGCCGAGCCGGTGGTGATCGCCGAGGGCGACCGCACCATCTACCACGCCGCCCTGGCGCACGGTTCGAACCACCTGGTCACGCTCGTGGCGCAGGCGTCGCAGCTGCTGGCCGAGGTGGGCGTGGAGGCCCCGGAGCGCATGCTCGGCCCGCTGCTGCGGGCAACCCTGGAGAACGCGCTTGCCTCCGGCGAGTCGGCCCTGACCGGCCCGGTCGCCCGCGGGGATGCCGGTACGGTGGAAGCGCACGCCAGCGCGCTGCGGGAACACGACGGCGGAACCGGCGGCGACGTCCTCGCGGCGTACCTCGCCATGGCCAGGGCGACCGCAACACGCGCCGGGAAGCGCGGTCTGCTGAAACCGGACCAGGCGGAGAATATTCGTATCGCGCTTGATGGCACGGACGGCGGCCTGGACAACGGCCGCGCATGA
- a CDS encoding PH domain-containing protein — MSAGGLASGKSDGEWLRVHPATPFVRGWVALAAIAYFFGRDSFERMLQGQPLIDDRIAGRAPLLLGGGALMLVLAVVSFILSWYYTRYQVAGGYVRVNTGFLFKQQRQARLDRVQAIDIVQPLLARIFGLAELKFEVADAGESAVRLAYLRIDDARQLRATILARASGVRLDPAQPEAAAPEAPEQQVLQVPPPRLIGSLLLSEQSVFVVLGAAASVLLSALTENRAFFLYLIPAVLGLVAAYWSSFNKGYNFTAAISPDGIRLRYGLLDTQAQTLPPGRIQALKVAQPPLWRLFGWYRMQVNAAGYGTGANNGEAGARTTLLPVGTWDDVLNMLALVLPDPGTADPLRVFRQGVNGLDSDAGFVTTPRRARLLAPLGWRRNAFTATDTALLMRSGRWWRQLVVVPHQRTQSIALQQGPLARRFGVADLVLHTTAGPVAPRVIQADVREAQALFDAQAARARAARRRQTSEQWLAQVAPGLGEPPRQPTETQEQPAQAPQQEGQQRG; from the coding sequence GTGAGCGCCGGCGGCCTCGCTTCCGGAAAGTCCGACGGCGAGTGGCTGCGTGTGCACCCGGCCACACCGTTCGTGCGGGGCTGGGTCGCGCTGGCAGCCATCGCCTACTTCTTCGGGCGTGACAGCTTTGAACGGATGCTCCAGGGCCAGCCGCTGATCGATGACCGCATCGCCGGACGCGCCCCGCTGCTCCTGGGCGGCGGTGCCTTGATGCTGGTGCTGGCGGTAGTGAGTTTCATCCTCTCCTGGTACTACACCCGGTACCAGGTGGCCGGAGGCTACGTCCGCGTCAACACCGGCTTCCTGTTCAAGCAGCAGCGGCAGGCACGGCTGGACCGGGTCCAGGCCATCGACATCGTCCAGCCGCTGCTGGCCCGGATCTTCGGCCTCGCCGAACTCAAGTTCGAAGTTGCCGACGCCGGTGAATCGGCCGTCCGCCTGGCCTACCTCCGCATCGATGATGCCCGGCAGCTGCGTGCCACCATCCTCGCCCGGGCCTCGGGCGTCCGGCTCGATCCCGCCCAGCCGGAAGCAGCCGCCCCCGAGGCGCCCGAGCAGCAGGTCCTGCAGGTCCCGCCGCCGCGCCTGATCGGCTCGCTCCTGCTCAGCGAGCAGAGTGTCTTCGTGGTCCTGGGCGCCGCGGCATCGGTGCTGCTGTCCGCACTCACCGAGAACCGGGCCTTCTTCCTGTACCTGATTCCGGCTGTACTAGGCCTCGTCGCGGCGTACTGGAGTTCGTTCAACAAGGGCTACAACTTCACCGCGGCCATCTCCCCGGACGGCATCCGGCTCCGGTACGGGCTGCTCGATACCCAGGCCCAGACCCTGCCGCCCGGCCGGATCCAGGCGCTGAAGGTGGCGCAGCCGCCCCTCTGGCGCCTCTTCGGCTGGTACCGGATGCAGGTCAACGCCGCAGGCTACGGAACCGGGGCCAACAACGGCGAAGCCGGTGCCCGCACCACGCTGCTTCCGGTGGGCACATGGGATGACGTCCTGAACATGCTGGCGCTCGTGCTGCCGGACCCGGGCACCGCCGATCCGCTGCGCGTTTTCCGGCAGGGCGTGAACGGCCTGGATTCCGACGCCGGGTTCGTCACCACGCCGCGCCGGGCGCGGCTGCTCGCGCCGCTGGGCTGGCGGCGGAACGCCTTCACCGCCACGGACACCGCGCTGCTAATGAGGTCGGGCCGCTGGTGGCGTCAGCTTGTGGTGGTGCCCCACCAGCGGACGCAGTCGATCGCGCTCCAGCAGGGACCCCTCGCGCGCAGGTTCGGGGTGGCAGACCTCGTCCTGCACACCACCGCAGGGCCGGTGGCACCACGCGTGATCCAGGCCGACGTCCGGGAGGCGCAGGCGCTCTTCGACGCGCAGGCGGCCCGGGCCAGGGCGGCCCGCCGGCGGCAGACCAGCGAGCAGTGGCTGGCACAGGTGGCTCCGGGGCTGGGGGAACCTCCCCGCCAGCCCACCGAAACCCAAGAACAGCCTGCTCAAGCACCCCAACAGGAAGGCCAGCAACGTGGCTAA
- a CDS encoding PH domain-containing protein, whose product MPTAAIDPPGITWLRVSPKYVTVRLVEWALGNLVMVAVLSLPLVFVRLGWWRWPPLWLAIGVPAFMLLLALWRLILIPRQVRAIGYAERDDDLLIRGGIFFQRVMVVPYGRMQYVDISAGPVERGLGLCTLKLYTASAGTNAEIPGLPAEEGARLREQLSARGEARLAGL is encoded by the coding sequence ATGCCTACCGCGGCGATTGATCCCCCCGGGATTACCTGGCTGCGTGTGTCCCCGAAGTACGTCACTGTCCGGCTTGTGGAGTGGGCCCTGGGCAACCTGGTCATGGTGGCCGTGCTGAGCCTGCCGCTGGTGTTTGTCCGGCTCGGCTGGTGGCGGTGGCCGCCGCTGTGGCTGGCCATCGGCGTGCCGGCCTTCATGCTGCTGCTCGCGCTGTGGCGCCTGATTCTCATTCCCCGCCAGGTGCGCGCCATCGGGTACGCCGAGCGCGACGACGACCTGCTGATCCGCGGCGGCATCTTTTTCCAGCGCGTCATGGTGGTGCCTTACGGCCGCATGCAGTACGTGGACATCAGCGCCGGCCCGGTGGAACGCGGGCTGGGGCTGTGCACCCTGAAGCTGTACACAGCCTCCGCCGGCACCAACGCCGAAATCCCCGGCCTTCCCGCGGAGGAAGGCGCCCGGCTCAGGGAACAGCTCTCGGCGCGCGGCGAAGCCAGGCTGGCCGGGCTGTGA
- a CDS encoding DUF3180 domain-containing protein has product MKPVSPLLLAVVGLALAVAGWSAAVLTVRYGMATPVLPATALVTMGVIVALTLVLGIRVLRWRNGKKKKMLNPILAAWTLVLAQACAYTGAMLLGWHAGIFLDQLRFWSIRSGLDVTWLALGMAGGGLVMIVVGLVVERFCKIPPEDGETDASEGLPGHGRGKAKGEGEYAYRGD; this is encoded by the coding sequence GTGAAGCCCGTGAGCCCGCTGCTGCTTGCAGTCGTGGGCCTTGCCCTGGCTGTCGCAGGCTGGTCCGCTGCCGTACTGACGGTCCGGTACGGCATGGCCACACCGGTCCTGCCGGCGACTGCGCTGGTGACCATGGGCGTGATCGTGGCCCTGACCCTGGTCCTGGGCATTCGCGTGCTCCGCTGGCGGAACGGCAAGAAGAAGAAAATGCTGAACCCCATCCTGGCGGCGTGGACGCTGGTCCTCGCCCAGGCCTGTGCCTACACCGGCGCGATGCTGCTGGGCTGGCACGCGGGGATCTTCCTGGACCAGCTGCGGTTCTGGAGCATCCGCAGCGGGCTCGATGTCACTTGGCTCGCCCTCGGAATGGCGGGCGGCGGCCTGGTCATGATCGTGGTGGGGCTCGTCGTCGAGCGTTTCTGCAAGATCCCGCCGGAGGACGGCGAGACGGACGCCAGCGAAGGCCTGCCCGGCCACGGTCGGGGCAAGGCCAAAGGGGAAGGCGAGTATGCCTACCGCGGCGATTGA
- the folK gene encoding 2-amino-4-hydroxy-6-hydroxymethyldihydropteridine diphosphokinase — protein MSPAPALHEKPVQGKPAPAQTGYTRAVLALGSNLGARNETLSEAVADLVDRPEVRLLAVSPIFQTKAVGGPAGQPDFLNMVISVETSLAPLDLLRHCQSVENKHHRVREVHWGPRTLDVDVVVYGDLTSDDPVLTLPHPFAAQRAFVLYPWAQMDPSATLNGQPVGELAAKAADYPDLKPFDGFGDFDGVPDGGAVEQP, from the coding sequence ATGAGTCCGGCACCCGCACTGCATGAAAAGCCGGTGCAGGGTAAGCCGGCGCCGGCCCAGACCGGCTACACGCGGGCCGTACTGGCGCTGGGCAGCAACCTGGGTGCCCGGAACGAGACACTGTCCGAGGCCGTTGCGGACCTTGTCGACCGCCCGGAGGTGCGGCTCCTGGCCGTCTCACCGATATTCCAGACCAAGGCCGTCGGGGGACCCGCCGGGCAGCCGGACTTCCTCAACATGGTGATTTCCGTCGAAACATCCCTGGCTCCGCTGGACCTTCTCAGGCACTGCCAGTCAGTGGAAAACAAGCACCACCGCGTGCGTGAGGTCCACTGGGGGCCTCGCACGCTCGACGTCGACGTCGTCGTTTACGGCGACCTCACGAGCGATGATCCGGTGCTGACCCTGCCCCACCCGTTCGCCGCGCAGCGCGCGTTCGTGCTCTACCCCTGGGCCCAGATGGACCCGTCGGCCACGCTGAACGGGCAGCCCGTGGGGGAACTGGCCGCCAAGGCCGCCGATTATCCGGACCTGAAGCCGTTCGACGGCTTCGGCGACTTCGACGGCGTGCCGGACGGCGGGGCGGTGGAGCAGCCGTGA
- the folB gene encoding dihydroneopterin aldolase gives MDRISLTGVTATGYHGVFDFERREGQPFVVDAVLHLDFSQVAESDDVRDTAHYGEVAGRITDWITGEPLNLIEALAVRMADGLLKEFRIQAVEITVHKPKAPIEVPFGDVAVTVYRERT, from the coding sequence ATGGACAGGATCTCGCTGACCGGTGTCACCGCCACCGGCTACCACGGGGTGTTCGATTTTGAGCGCCGCGAGGGCCAGCCGTTTGTGGTGGACGCCGTGCTGCACTTGGATTTCAGCCAAGTCGCAGAATCGGACGACGTCCGCGACACCGCACATTACGGTGAGGTGGCCGGACGGATCACCGACTGGATCACCGGCGAGCCGCTGAACCTGATCGAGGCCCTGGCGGTGCGGATGGCCGATGGCCTGCTCAAGGAATTCAGGATCCAGGCCGTGGAGATCACCGTGCACAAGCCGAAGGCGCCCATCGAGGTCCCCTTCGGCGACGTCGCCGTCACCGTTTACCGGGAGCGGACATGA
- the folP gene encoding dihydropteroate synthase codes for MDSLAAAPGTGPATSPLPILRKPRPAAKFEDLPTDRTLVMGILNVTPDSFSDGGKHATADTAIAAGLRMFYAGADIIDVGGESTRPGAEEVSPEEERRRVVPVIEALVKAGALVSIDTTHVSTAEAALNAGAAIINDISGLSIEPGMAELVAKAKVPYVLTHRRGDAKTMTSLTEYDDVADDVVSELNGVRDKLYAAGVLPGQIIIDPGIGFSKTDVQNWELLRNLDRLEAMGHRVLVGASRKRFLGTLLTVAGKAALPEERDAATAAITAISAARGAWAVRVHDVGPSLDAVKVAARMAAPDPGR; via the coding sequence ATGGATTCCCTAGCTGCAGCACCTGGAACCGGCCCCGCAACCTCACCGCTGCCCATCCTGCGCAAGCCGCGGCCGGCAGCCAAGTTCGAAGACCTGCCCACGGACCGCACGCTTGTCATGGGCATCCTCAACGTCACCCCGGATTCGTTCAGCGACGGCGGCAAGCATGCGACGGCGGACACCGCCATTGCCGCCGGGCTCCGCATGTTCTACGCAGGGGCTGACATCATCGACGTCGGCGGTGAATCCACCCGCCCCGGCGCCGAGGAAGTCAGCCCCGAGGAAGAGCGGCGGCGGGTGGTGCCCGTCATCGAAGCCCTCGTGAAGGCCGGCGCGCTGGTCAGCATCGACACCACCCACGTCTCCACCGCCGAGGCCGCGCTGAACGCCGGCGCGGCAATCATCAACGACATCTCCGGCCTCAGCATCGAACCCGGCATGGCCGAGCTCGTGGCGAAGGCGAAGGTGCCGTATGTCCTGACCCACCGCCGCGGCGACGCCAAGACCATGACCTCCCTGACGGAGTACGACGACGTCGCGGACGACGTCGTCTCCGAACTGAACGGCGTCCGCGACAAGCTGTATGCGGCCGGGGTCCTGCCCGGGCAGATCATCATTGATCCGGGCATCGGGTTCTCGAAGACGGACGTGCAGAACTGGGAACTGCTGCGCAACCTGGACCGGCTCGAAGCCATGGGCCACAGGGTGCTCGTGGGCGCGTCCCGCAAGCGCTTCCTGGGGACCCTCCTGACCGTCGCCGGCAAGGCGGCGCTCCCGGAGGAGCGCGACGCCGCCACCGCCGCCATCACCGCCATCAGCGCCGCCCGCGGCGCCTGGGCCGTGCGGGTGCACGACGTCGGACCCAGCCTTGACGCCGTCAAGGTGGCCGCCCGCATGGCCGCCCCGGACCCCGGCCGCTGA
- the folE gene encoding GTP cyclohydrolase I FolE, with the protein MTHFDDDDFTATAGHSAVGGSDRHHKVDKPRIEAAVREILLAIGEDPDRGGLQDTPKRVAKAYAEVFAGLHQDPGSVLGTTFDLDHEELVLVKDIPFYSTCEHHLVPFHGVAHVGYIPSHDGRVTGLSKLARLVDIYARRPQVQERLTTQIVEALVTHLKPRGAIAVVECEHMCMSMRGIRKPGAKTVTSAVRGQLHDPATRAEAMSLILGR; encoded by the coding sequence GTGACTCACTTCGACGACGACGACTTCACCGCCACCGCCGGCCATTCGGCGGTGGGCGGATCAGACCGCCACCACAAGGTGGACAAGCCCCGGATTGAAGCGGCCGTGCGGGAAATCCTGCTGGCCATCGGGGAAGATCCGGACCGCGGCGGACTGCAGGACACGCCCAAGCGCGTGGCCAAGGCTTATGCCGAGGTGTTTGCCGGCCTGCACCAGGATCCGGGCAGCGTGCTCGGCACCACCTTCGACCTCGACCACGAGGAACTCGTGCTGGTGAAGGACATCCCGTTCTACTCCACCTGCGAGCACCACCTGGTGCCGTTCCACGGCGTCGCGCATGTGGGGTACATCCCCTCGCACGACGGCAGGGTGACGGGGCTGAGCAAGCTGGCGCGCCTGGTGGACATCTACGCACGCCGCCCGCAGGTGCAGGAGCGGCTCACCACGCAGATCGTCGAAGCGCTGGTCACACACCTCAAGCCGCGCGGAGCCATTGCGGTGGTGGAATGCGAACACATGTGCATGTCCATGCGCGGCATCCGCAAGCCCGGAGCCAAGACCGTCACAAGCGCGGTCCGCGGGCAACTTCATGACCCGGCCACCCGTGCCGAAGCCATGAGCCTCATACTCGGAAGGTAA
- the ftsH gene encoding ATP-dependent zinc metalloprotease FtsH, with product MKAKSFFKGPGIWIIVVVGMLLLAFATLAPGGSTRIDTQPGLELLAQSGKVEQAKIFDGENRVDLVLKDNLVIDGQDKGKNVQFFFVNDRGPDVVKAVTAANPSKGYTDQPVESNWLSGLFSLLVPVLLLGVLFWFLLSRMQGGGSKVMQFGKSKAKMVSKDMPQVTFADVAGADEAVEELQEIKEFLQEPAKFQAVGAKIPKGVLLYGPPGTGKTLLARAVAGEAGVPFFSISGSDFVEMFVGVGASRVRDLFEQAKSNSPAIIFVDEIDAVGRHRGAGVGGGNDEREQTLNQLLVEMDGFDVKTNVILIAATNRPDVLDPALLRPGRFDRQVSVEAPDLIGRDQILQVHAKGKPMASNVDLKAVAKKTPGYTGADLANVLNEAALLTARSNANLIDDRALDEAIDRVMAGPQKRSRVMKEHERKITAYHEGGHALVAAALRNSAPVTKITILPRGRALGYTMVVPENDKYSVTRNELLDQMAYAMGGRVAEEIVFHDPSTGASNDIEKATSTARQMVTQYGMSERVGAVRLGQGGGEPFLGRDASHERNYSDQIAYIVDEEVRRLIDQAHDEAYAILTENRDVLDRLALELLERETLNQAEIADVFRDIRKRDFREVWLSKETRPVSMAGPVETPQERAEREAQEEAKEARLEEPLDAIPPHPQGVPEDATFQGGVTESGPDGHHG from the coding sequence ATGAAAGCTAAGAGTTTCTTCAAGGGCCCGGGCATTTGGATCATTGTTGTGGTCGGCATGCTCCTGCTGGCCTTTGCAACGTTGGCTCCGGGCGGCTCGACGCGCATCGACACGCAGCCGGGCCTCGAGCTCCTCGCCCAGTCAGGCAAGGTGGAACAGGCCAAGATCTTCGACGGCGAAAACCGCGTCGACCTGGTACTCAAGGACAACCTCGTCATCGACGGCCAGGACAAGGGCAAGAACGTCCAGTTCTTCTTCGTCAATGACCGCGGCCCTGACGTCGTTAAAGCAGTGACGGCTGCCAACCCCTCCAAGGGCTACACGGACCAGCCGGTGGAGAGCAACTGGCTCTCGGGGCTCTTCTCGCTGCTGGTGCCCGTGCTGCTGCTCGGCGTCCTGTTCTGGTTCCTGCTCTCCCGCATGCAGGGCGGCGGCTCCAAGGTCATGCAGTTCGGCAAGTCCAAGGCCAAGATGGTCAGCAAGGACATGCCGCAGGTGACGTTTGCGGACGTGGCCGGCGCGGACGAAGCCGTCGAGGAACTGCAGGAAATCAAGGAGTTCCTGCAGGAGCCCGCCAAGTTCCAGGCCGTGGGCGCCAAGATCCCCAAGGGCGTGCTGCTCTACGGCCCTCCGGGCACCGGCAAGACCCTCCTGGCCCGCGCCGTCGCAGGCGAGGCCGGCGTGCCGTTCTTCTCCATCTCCGGCTCGGACTTCGTTGAGATGTTCGTCGGTGTGGGTGCTTCCCGCGTCCGTGATCTCTTCGAGCAGGCCAAGTCCAACTCGCCCGCCATCATCTTCGTCGACGAGATCGACGCCGTCGGCCGCCACCGCGGTGCCGGCGTGGGCGGCGGCAACGACGAACGCGAGCAGACCCTCAACCAGCTCCTGGTTGAAATGGACGGCTTCGACGTCAAGACCAACGTCATCCTGATCGCGGCCACCAACCGGCCCGATGTGCTGGACCCGGCCCTGCTGCGTCCCGGCCGCTTCGACCGCCAGGTTTCCGTGGAGGCCCCGGACCTGATCGGGCGTGACCAGATCCTCCAGGTCCACGCGAAGGGCAAGCCGATGGCATCGAACGTGGACCTCAAGGCCGTGGCCAAGAAGACCCCCGGCTACACCGGCGCCGACCTGGCCAACGTCCTCAACGAGGCCGCACTGCTCACCGCCCGCTCCAACGCCAACCTGATCGACGACCGCGCACTGGACGAGGCCATCGACCGCGTCATGGCGGGCCCGCAGAAGCGCAGCCGCGTCATGAAGGAGCACGAGCGCAAGATCACCGCGTACCACGAAGGCGGCCACGCCCTCGTTGCCGCGGCGCTGCGGAACTCCGCGCCGGTCACCAAGATCACCATCCTGCCCCGTGGGCGCGCCCTGGGCTACACCATGGTGGTCCCGGAGAACGACAAGTACTCCGTCACCCGCAACGAGCTGCTCGACCAGATGGCCTACGCCATGGGCGGCCGCGTGGCCGAGGAAATCGTCTTCCACGATCCGTCCACCGGCGCCTCGAACGACATCGAGAAGGCCACGTCCACGGCCCGGCAGATGGTCACCCAGTACGGCATGAGCGAGCGCGTCGGCGCTGTGCGCCTCGGCCAGGGCGGCGGCGAGCCGTTCCTGGGCCGCGACGCCAGCCACGAACGGAACTACTCCGACCAGATCGCCTACATCGTTGATGAGGAGGTCCGCCGCCTGATCGACCAGGCCCACGACGAGGCCTACGCCATCCTCACGGAAAACCGGGACGTCCTGGACCGGCTGGCCCTGGAACTGCTGGAGCGCGAAACCCTGAACCAGGCTGAAATCGCCGACGTCTTCCGTGACATCCGCAAGCGCGACTTCCGCGAAGTCTGGCTGTCCAAGGAGACCCGCCCGGTGTCCATGGCCGGTCCGGTGGAAACCCCGCAGGAGCGCGCCGAACGCGAGGCCCAGGAAGAAGCCAAGGAAGCCCGCCTCGAGGAACCGCTGGATGCGATCCCGCCGCACCCGCAGGGTGTTCCGGAGGATGCCACCTTCCAGGGCGGAGTAACGGAATCCGGCCCAGACGGCCACCACGGCTAA
- the hpt gene encoding hypoxanthine phosphoribosyltransferase, translated as MDSSDVQADLKHVLYTKEQIQQRITELAAQIDKDYEGRDLLIVGVLKGAVMVMADLARALHSHVSMDWMAVSSYGSGTQSSGVVRILKDLDTDLMGKDVLIVEDIIDSGLTLSWLKTNLESRGTASVEVCTAFRKPTAAKVEIDVKYVGFDIPNEFVVGYGLDYAEKYRNLDFVGTLAPHVYE; from the coding sequence GTGGATTCATCCGACGTCCAGGCAGACCTCAAGCACGTTCTCTACACCAAGGAACAGATCCAGCAGCGCATCACCGAGCTCGCGGCCCAGATCGACAAGGACTACGAAGGGCGCGACCTGCTCATCGTCGGTGTGCTGAAGGGCGCCGTCATGGTCATGGCCGACCTCGCGCGGGCACTGCACAGCCACGTCTCCATGGACTGGATGGCTGTGTCCTCCTACGGCTCCGGCACGCAGTCCTCCGGCGTGGTCCGCATCCTCAAGGACCTCGACACGGACCTGATGGGCAAGGACGTGCTCATCGTCGAGGACATCATCGACTCCGGCCTCACCCTCTCCTGGCTGAAGACCAACCTGGAATCCCGCGGCACGGCTTCGGTGGAGGTCTGCACCGCTTTCCGCAAGCCGACGGCGGCCAAGGTGGAGATCGACGTCAAGTACGTCGGCTTCGACATCCCCAACGAGTTCGTGGTGGGCTACGGCCTGGACTACGCCGAAAAGTACCGCAACCTGGACTTCGTGGGCACCCTGGCCCCGCACGTCTACGAGTAA